The following are encoded together in the Gemmobacter sp. genome:
- a CDS encoding dienelactone hydrolase family protein, with protein MTQITIPAPDGGSFHGYLALPATLPAPGLVLIQYICGVNQVMRRLADHFAALGYAVLVPDLYWRQAPDVQLIPDPARPAPEDIQRALALNAGINDDLAVADLIAAAEVLRALPGCNGHVGALGYCLGGRLVVPMAARGRLDAAVSYYGVNLDSYIPEAEAGTTPLLVHVAGQDDLVPAPVRDALRDRLGARRDATVVIHPGVNHAFALPSGPNYDPATAIRANSQSIAFLARHLPAGR; from the coding sequence ATGACCCAGATCACCATTCCGGCCCCCGACGGGGGCAGCTTCCACGGGTATCTTGCGCTGCCCGCCACCCTGCCGGCGCCGGGTCTGGTGCTGATCCAGTATATCTGCGGCGTCAATCAGGTGATGCGGCGGCTGGCCGACCATTTCGCGGCGCTTGGCTATGCGGTGCTGGTGCCGGACCTCTACTGGCGGCAGGCACCCGATGTGCAGCTGATCCCCGACCCCGCCCGTCCCGCGCCCGAGGACATCCAGCGTGCGCTGGCGCTGAATGCCGGCATCAATGACGATCTGGCGGTTGCCGACCTGATCGCGGCGGCCGAGGTGCTGCGCGCGCTGCCCGGTTGCAACGGCCATGTCGGGGCGCTTGGCTATTGCCTGGGCGGGCGGCTGGTGGTGCCGATGGCCGCGCGTGGCCGGCTGGACGCGGCGGTCAGCTATTACGGCGTCAACCTGGACAGCTACATCCCCGAGGCCGAGGCCGGCACGACCCCCCTGCTGGTGCATGTTGCCGGGCAGGACGATCTGGTCCCCGCCCCGGTGCGCGATGCGCTGCGCGACCGGCTGGGCGCGCGCCGGGATGCGACCGTGGTCATCCACCCCGGCGTCAACCATGCCTTTGCCCTGCCCAGCGGGCCGAACTACGATCCGGCAACGGCCATTCGCGCCAACAGCCAGTCCATCGCCTTTCTGGCCCGGCATCTGCCGGCAGGCCGCTAG
- a CDS encoding FAD-dependent monooxygenase, whose protein sequence is MEQIETQVLVIGGGVVGMTAIMLLTRLGIDARLYTYYPGTSPHPKSHILNQRSMEIFDELGLAAKVYAVSTPPDKMRAAGWYAGLKGSHPMAGREIGRVEAWGAGCDDPDYVAASPFRPGNYPQMYLEPIIKDHADLTCPGRLAFNHELLDFAQDADGVTARIRDRATDRVFAVRARYMIAADGGKTVGPQLGIRRLGQDRISRMASVHFAADLSQIATGADVLTRFFINPDVGGSWTSGVMIPEGPTRWGHLSEEWVFHIRNPDQSDAPLDRDAIVAHMLHVLGLHADEIDRVIHVSEWLIQGIVAERYSDGRIYLAGDACKVHPPTGGLGMNSGVQDVYNLCWKLALVLRGVAGPALLGSYETERRPVALANVKAALANAMNHFGIDTALGLSDLSEPAVNWASMARLWDGQPHHATLRAEVFKAVQVQRLGFRHHNIEFGYTYADGALIPDGAPLYEPLDPIRIYEPATRPGHPLPHAWVSGDGTMVPLGSLVADGHFLLIAAEDGADWVTAAQELAAARGLPLRVIRLGLDDGDHIDMRGTWARLRRMDRTGALLVRPDRYIAWHMPHGVPAPQACLAGVLDRLLPPVA, encoded by the coding sequence ATGGAACAGATCGAAACGCAGGTTCTGGTGATCGGCGGCGGCGTGGTGGGGATGACGGCCATCATGCTGCTGACCCGGCTGGGCATCGACGCGCGGCTGTATACCTATTACCCCGGCACCTCGCCGCATCCGAAATCGCATATCCTCAACCAGCGGTCGATGGAGATTTTCGACGAACTGGGGCTGGCGGCCAAGGTCTATGCCGTGTCCACCCCGCCCGACAAGATGCGGGCCGCGGGCTGGTATGCCGGGCTGAAGGGCAGCCACCCGATGGCAGGGCGCGAAATCGGCCGGGTCGAGGCCTGGGGCGCCGGCTGCGACGATCCCGATTATGTCGCCGCCAGCCCCTTTCGCCCGGGCAACTACCCCCAGATGTATCTGGAGCCGATCATCAAGGATCATGCCGACCTGACCTGTCCGGGGCGGCTGGCGTTCAACCACGAACTGCTGGATTTTGCCCAGGATGCCGATGGCGTGACCGCCCGCATCCGCGACCGCGCGACCGACCGGGTGTTCGCGGTGCGGGCGCGCTACATGATCGCGGCCGACGGCGGCAAGACGGTGGGGCCGCAACTGGGCATCCGGCGACTGGGGCAGGACCGGATCTCGCGCATGGCCTCGGTGCATTTCGCCGCCGACCTGTCGCAGATTGCGACCGGCGCCGATGTGCTGACGCGGTTCTTCATCAACCCCGATGTCGGGGGTAGCTGGACATCGGGGGTGATGATCCCCGAAGGCCCCACCCGCTGGGGCCACCTGTCCGAAGAATGGGTGTTCCACATCCGCAACCCCGACCAGTCCGATGCCCCGCTGGACCGTGACGCCATCGTGGCGCATATGCTGCACGTCCTTGGCCTGCACGCGGATGAAATCGACCGCGTGATCCATGTCAGCGAATGGCTGATCCAGGGGATCGTTGCCGAACGCTATTCCGACGGGCGCATCTATCTGGCCGGCGATGCCTGCAAGGTGCATCCGCCCACCGGCGGGCTGGGCATGAACTCGGGCGTGCAGGATGTGTACAACCTGTGCTGGAAGCTGGCACTGGTGCTGCGCGGGGTGGCGGGACCGGCCTTGCTGGGCAGCTATGAAACCGAACGCCGCCCGGTGGCGCTGGCCAATGTCAAGGCGGCGCTGGCCAATGCAATGAACCATTTCGGGATCGACACCGCGCTTGGCCTGTCCGACCTGTCCGAGCCGGCGGTCAACTGGGCCAGCATGGCCCGGCTGTGGGATGGCCAGCCCCACCATGCCACCTTGCGGGCAGAGGTGTTCAAGGCCGTGCAGGTGCAGCGTCTGGGGTTCCGGCACCACAACATCGAATTCGGCTATACCTATGCCGATGGCGCGCTGATCCCCGATGGGGCACCGCTGTATGAACCGCTGGACCCGATCCGCATCTACGAACCCGCGACCCGCCCGGGCCATCCGCTGCCCCATGCCTGGGTCTCGGGCGATGGCACCATGGTGCCGCTGGGGTCGCTGGTGGCCGATGGCCATTTCCTGCTGATCGCGGCCGAGGACGGCGCCGATTGGGTCACGGCGGCGCAGGAACTGGCGGCGGCGCGCGGCCTGCCGCTGCGCGTGATCCGGCTGGGGCTGGACGATGGCGACCACATCGACATGCGCGGCACCTGGGCACGACTGCGCCGGATGGACCGCACCGGCGCCCTGCTGGTGCGCCCGGATCGCTATATCGCCTGGCACATGCCCCATGGCGTTCCGGCGCCGCAGGCTTGCCTGGCCGGGGTGCTGGACCGCCTGCTGCCGCCCGTGGCCTGA
- a CDS encoding NrsF family protein yields the protein MTNRPDTDDFIRSLARRPVPAAFRPVGTGLAMLAAGGLGLGLFLGVFGMRGDLGPALSAPVTLAKLVLPGGVAAMALWLALASARPGARLWLWPLLVPLAMALILVAGRLGQLAPGQIPAEVMGRSALACLLSIAALALAPTVLGLICLRRGATTRPLLSGALVGMAAGAMVAAGYALHCTEDSPLFYTLWYGLGIALSATGGAIAGQQLLRW from the coding sequence ATGACGAACCGCCCCGATACCGACGATTTCATCCGCAGCCTTGCCCGGCGCCCTGTGCCGGCGGCGTTTCGCCCGGTCGGGACCGGGCTGGCCATGCTGGCGGCGGGCGGGCTGGGGTTGGGGCTGTTTCTGGGCGTGTTCGGGATGCGGGGCGATCTTGGCCCCGCGCTGTCGGCGCCGGTGACGCTGGCCAAGCTGGTGCTGCCGGGGGGGGTCGCGGCCATGGCGCTGTGGCTGGCGCTTGCCTCGGCCCGGCCGGGGGCGCGGCTGTGGCTGTGGCCGCTGCTGGTGCCGCTGGCCATGGCGCTGATCCTGGTTGCAGGCCGGCTGGGGCAACTGGCCCCGGGCCAGATCCCGGCCGAGGTGATGGGCCGGTCCGCGCTGGCCTGCCTGCTGTCCATCGCGGCGCTGGCCTTGGCCCCCACGGTTCTGGGCCTGATCTGCCTGCGCCGCGGCGCCACGACGCGGCCCCTGCTGTCGGGGGCGCTGGTCGGCATGGCGGCCGGGGCCATGGTGGCCGCCGGCTATGCCCTGCACTGCACCGAGGATTCGCCGCTGTTCTATACCCTGTGGTATGGTCTGGGCATTGCCCTGTCCGCCACCGGCGGCGCCATCGCAGGGCAGCAGCTGCTGCGGTGGTAG
- a CDS encoding sigma factor: MLPRGATNAGGTGLDREPNREPTWESLLSRANQGDGAAFGIFLRQVTPALRAVIRARGHALPADQHEDILQEVLLAIHLKRQSWRPDTPVRPWLYAVARYKVVDAFRRRGAAIHLPIEDFGDVLPDDRQPAPLAGRDAERMLALIDSRSAALVHAVSLEGDSPETAGQRLGLSAGAARVALHRAMKRLAALAERMQK, encoded by the coding sequence ATGCTGCCCCGCGGGGCCACCAATGCCGGAGGAACGGGGCTGGACCGCGAACCGAATCGCGAACCGACATGGGAAAGCCTGCTGTCCCGCGCCAATCAGGGCGATGGTGCGGCCTTTGGCATCTTTCTGCGACAGGTCACGCCGGCCCTGCGCGCGGTGATCCGGGCGCGCGGCCATGCGCTGCCCGCCGATCAGCACGAAGACATCCTGCAAGAGGTGCTGCTGGCCATCCACCTGAAGCGCCAAAGCTGGCGCCCCGATACGCCGGTGCGGCCGTGGCTCTATGCCGTGGCGCGCTACAAGGTGGTCGATGCCTTTCGCCGCCGGGGCGCCGCCATTCACCTGCCGATCGAGGATTTCGGCGATGTGCTGCCCGATGACCGCCAGCCCGCGCCGCTGGCCGGGCGCGATGCCGAACGCATGCTGGCGCTGATCGACAGCCGGTCGGCCGCGCTGGTGCACGCGGTATCGCTGGAGGGTGACAGCCCCGAAACCGCCGGCCAGCGGCTGGGCCTGAGCGCCGGGGCCGCCCGCGTGGCGCTGCACCGGGCGATGAAGCGGCTGGCCGCGCTGGCCGAAAGGATGCAGAAATGA